A DNA window from Eretmochelys imbricata isolate rEreImb1 chromosome 3, rEreImb1.hap1, whole genome shotgun sequence contains the following coding sequences:
- the GJA10 gene encoding gap junction alpha-10 protein, which yields MGDWNLLGSILEEVHIHSTIVGKIWLTILFIFRMLVLGVAAEDVWDDEQSEFICNTEQPGCSNVCYDKAFPISLIRYWVLQIIFVSSPSLVYMGHALYRLRALEKERQKKKTHLRAQLEELEPVPEEHKRMERELRKLEEQKKVNKAPLRGSLLRTYILHILTRSAVEVGFMIGQYLLYGLQMYPLYKCTRPPCPNTVDCFVSRPTEKTIFMIFMHSIAAVSLFLNILEIIHLGIRKIKKTLHGRQRREAVMAEETSICTLKKNSVVQQVCIMSNSSPQSSYKLLPNQQGGLPVYLPPVQGYKVLQAPADQCQQAVGMGAEQRRCSTDRPRSEQHHGQVPRLYKHPENPCEREQHYRQLSNQHLGQPSRHPSSSSEETHKQPQQDFESCPGNEQHIPELPRNPVQPAKTPTRAGPLEIPQAPRNILRKHSRVGSCKDYGDDRGDSPDSGHYQGNRKASFLSRVLSESQLASDSESSDSRNGSSSEAKCREESSPPITPPPPCATGRRMSMVSRAKCPALYSR from the coding sequence ATGGGGGACTGGAACTTGCTAGGCAGCATCCTCGAGGAAGTGCACATCCACTCCACCATCGTGGGAAAAATCTGGCTCACTATCCTTTTCATATTCCGGATGCTGGTGCTGGGAGTGGCTGCTGAAGATgtttgggatgacgagcagtctGAGTTCATTTGTAACACAGAGCAACCTGGCTGCAGCAACGTTTGTTATGACAAAGCCTTCCCCATTTCTTTGATCAGATACTGGGTGCTACAGATCATCTttgtctcttccccatccctagTGTACATGGGACATGCACTTTATAGACTTAGGGCCCTTGAGAAAGAGAGGCAGAAGAAGAAAACCCATCTTAGAGCCCAGCTGGAAGAACTGGAACCTGTCCCAGAGGAGCACAAGAGAATGGAGAGGGAGTTGAGGAAGTTAGAAGAACAGAAGAAAGTGAACAAAGCGCCCTTGAGAGGGTCCCTATTGCGCACTTACATCCTGCATATCTTGACCCGCTCAGCGGTGGAAGTGGGCTTTATGATAGGTCAGTATCTTTTATATGGGCTTCAAATGTATCCCCTTTACAAATGCACTCGTCCTCCCTGCCCTAACACGGTGGATTGTTTTGTGTCCAGACCCACAGAGAAGACCATCTTTATGATTTTCATGCATAGCATCGCAGCTGTCTCCCTGTTCCTGAACATCCTAGAGATTATCCACCTGGGGATAAGGAAGATAAAGAAGACCCTGCatgggaggcagagaagagagGCAGTGATGGCAGAGGAGACAAGCATTTGCACCTTGAAGAAGAACTCGGTGGTGCAGCAAGTTTGCATCATGAGCAATTCCTCCCCCCAGAGCAGCTATAAACTTTTGCCAAACCAGCAGGGTGGGCTGCCTGTTTATCTGCCTCCAGTGCAAGGATACAAAGTGCTCCAGGCACCTGCTGATCAATGCCAGCAGGCAGTAGGGATGGGTGCTGAGCAGCGCCGGTGCAGCACAGATAGGCCTAGAAGTGAGCAGCACCATGGACAGGTCCCTCGCCTCTACAAGCACCCGGAAAACCCCTGCGAGAGGGAGCAGCACTATAGACAGCTCTCCAACCAGCACCTGGGACAGCCATCCCGTCACCCTTCCTCCAGCAGCGAGGAGACCCACAAGCAGCCCCAGCAGGACTTCGAGAGCTGCCCAGGGAATGAACAGCACATCCCAGAGCTGCCCAGGAACCCCGTGCAGCCAGCCAAGACACCCACTCGTGCCGGTCCGCTGGAGATCCCCCAAGCCCCCCGCAATATACTCCGCAAACACAGCCGGGTGGGCAGCTGCAAAGACTATGGGGACGATCGCGGTGACTCTCCGGACAGCGGGCATTATCAGGGCAATCGCAAGGCCAGCTTCCTGTCCAGGGTACTGTCTGAGAGCCAGCTGGCCAGTGACTCGGAGAGCTCTGACTCCAGGAATGGCTCCAGCTCTGAAGCCAAATgcagagaggagagcagcccGCCCATCACCCCACCACCCCCTTGTGCAACGGGACGTAGAATGTCCATGGTAAGTAGAGCCAAGTGTCCTGCCCTCTATAGCCGCTAG